A genome region from Clupea harengus chromosome 7, Ch_v2.0.2, whole genome shotgun sequence includes the following:
- the LOC105902734 gene encoding synaptotagmin-5-like, producing the protein MATCCTSLPLGLLVLSLLCVATADVRVWGIRAYGLYGDPWGPPDPYVKVYCGHAFGGMTDFRRDNANPSWSAQFSFPSGRPGDVLRLEVWDKDLMNDDHLGTCITTVQRGSLSLSCSIGNGRLELRYEL; encoded by the coding sequence ATGGCAACCTGCTGTACCTCCCTGCCCCTGGGCCTCCTTGTcctgtctctgctgtgtgtggctACTGCTGACGTCCGTGTGTGGGGCATCCGTGCCTACGGCCTGTACGGCGACCCTTGGGGCCCCCCTGACCCCTACGTCAAAGTGTACTGTGGCCATGCTTTTGGCGGCATGACAGATTTCAGACGGGACAACGCCAACCCCTCCTGGAGCGCTCAGTTCAGCTTCCCCAGCGGAAGACCTGGAGATGTCCTCAGACTGGAGGTGTGGGATAAGGACCTGATGAATGACGACCATCTGGGGACCTGCATTACTACTGTACAACGTGGCAGCCTATCGCTCTCTTGCTCAATTGGGAATGGCAGGCTAGAGTTACGCTACGAGCTGTGA
- the LOC116220993 gene encoding dihydrofolate reductase-like — MLQNSNEFKHFQRMTMTPTVEGKKNVVIMGRKTWFSIPAQNRPLKNRVNVVLSRELKQPPPGAHYLASDFSEALCLLDTTDLAKEVDQVWIIGGISLYPLLTPYVAKGESNHPDWP, encoded by the exons ATGTTGCAGAACAG TAATGAATTCAAGCATTTCCAAAGGATGACAATGACTCCCACAGTTGAAG GCAAGAAGAATGTTGTCATCATGGGCAGAAAAACGTGGTTCTCTATTCCAGCCCAGAATAGACCTCTCAAGAACAGGGTCAATGTTGTTCTCAGCAGAGAGCTGAA GCAGCCTCCACCAGGAGCTCACTATTTGGCGTCTGACTTTAGTGAAGCCCTTTGTCTTCTGGACACAACAGACCTAGCAAAAGAGGTGGACCAGGTTTGGATTATTGGAGGCATTTCACTGtacccacttctgacaccatatgtagcgaagggagagagcaatcACCCCGACTGGCCTTGA